A single genomic interval of uncultured Desulfobulbus sp. harbors:
- a CDS encoding RNase adapter RapZ: protein MQISLFSFGFKHGHPQADLVWDVRFLPNPYWDAALKPYTGQDPRVACYALDNHAGAEFFALLEPLLAFLVRQYVDGGRETLTLAVGCTGGKHRSVAVAERLLGFLRDLQCEVHLFHRDIDKE, encoded by the coding sequence GTGCAGATTTCTCTTTTCTCCTTTGGTTTCAAACACGGACATCCCCAGGCCGACCTGGTCTGGGATGTCCGTTTCCTGCCCAATCCCTACTGGGATGCCGCACTCAAGCCCTACACCGGTCAGGACCCGCGGGTGGCCTGTTATGCCCTGGACAATCACGCCGGCGCGGAGTTCTTTGCCCTGCTTGAACCGCTGCTTGCCTTTTTGGTGCGCCAGTATGTTGATGGTGGCCGCGAAACCCTGACCCTGGCCGTGGGTTGCACCGGCGGCAAGCACCGTTCGGTGGCGGTCGCCGAGCGATTGCTGGGGTTTCTGCGCGACCTGCAGTGCGAGGTCCATCTCTTTCACCGCGATATTGATAAGGAATAG
- a CDS encoding AarF/ABC1/UbiB kinase family protein: MTGTKPPMFSIRKLGAIGRTYRHLNRYHRILRVLFKYGFNDLVDRLHIDQYLESGLKMINRKPREQIARLSSPERLRLVFEELGPTFIKLGQLLSTRPDLIPADFLDELSKLQDNIPPFAIEEVRIIFEEELGRAPEEIFAYFDVEPLAAASIGQVHRARMDDGSDVVIKLQRPGIENVIAVDLEILAHIAELMEQYLEEVQGHQPMAIVHEFARSLSREIDFSIELANVQRFSRQFTGNAAIHVPEVYPELSTDRVLVMEYIKGIKSSQIGTLKEQGYDLSLIAERGANLVMEQIFVHGFFHADPHPGNVFIQPENVICFIDFGQMGRLSLKDREDFTDLVLDLVSGNEQQIVSGVLKVTVQLGEVDRDALAQDLGNLMDMYLYRPLGELEAGKILQDLLDLVSRHKLSFKPSLYLMMKALSTVEGLGLMLDPKLELIRLAKPFMQRIRMARMKPGRIAEEISATGSSYLTLFRELPEEIRSILQQLRSGRMRLEFEHRGLKALGATLDRVSNRISFAIVLAALIVGSSLIVLSDIPPRWHSIPVIGLLGFLVAGIMGFWLLLSIIRHGRL, encoded by the coding sequence GTGACGGGCACTAAGCCGCCTATGTTCAGCATCCGCAAACTGGGGGCGATCGGCCGCACCTACCGCCACCTCAACCGTTACCATCGCATTCTTCGGGTCCTGTTCAAATACGGGTTCAACGACCTGGTGGATCGGCTGCATATCGATCAGTACCTGGAGTCCGGGCTGAAGATGATCAACCGCAAGCCGCGCGAGCAGATCGCGCGGCTTTCCAGTCCTGAGCGGCTGCGGTTGGTGTTCGAGGAGCTCGGCCCGACCTTCATCAAGCTGGGCCAGTTGCTCTCCACCCGGCCCGACCTGATCCCGGCCGATTTTCTCGACGAACTCTCCAAGCTGCAGGATAATATTCCGCCCTTTGCCATAGAGGAGGTGCGGATCATTTTCGAGGAAGAGCTGGGGCGGGCGCCGGAGGAGATCTTTGCCTATTTCGATGTCGAGCCGCTGGCCGCCGCTTCAATCGGCCAGGTGCATCGGGCGCGGATGGATGACGGCTCCGATGTGGTGATCAAGCTGCAGCGGCCGGGGATCGAGAACGTGATCGCGGTCGATCTCGAGATTTTGGCCCATATTGCGGAGCTGATGGAGCAATATCTGGAGGAGGTCCAGGGCCATCAGCCCATGGCCATTGTCCATGAGTTTGCCCGCAGCCTGAGCCGCGAAATCGATTTTTCCATCGAGCTGGCCAATGTTCAGCGTTTTTCCCGTCAGTTTACGGGCAATGCCGCCATTCACGTGCCCGAGGTCTACCCGGAACTGAGCACCGACCGGGTGCTGGTGATGGAGTACATCAAAGGGATCAAATCCTCGCAGATCGGCACCCTCAAGGAGCAGGGGTATGATCTGTCGCTGATTGCCGAACGGGGGGCCAACCTGGTGATGGAGCAGATTTTTGTCCACGGTTTTTTCCACGCCGACCCGCATCCGGGCAATGTCTTCATCCAGCCGGAGAATGTGATCTGCTTCATCGATTTCGGCCAGATGGGGCGGCTGTCGCTCAAGGACCGGGAGGACTTCACCGACCTGGTGCTCGACCTGGTTTCGGGCAACGAACAGCAGATCGTCAGCGGCGTGCTCAAGGTCACGGTCCAGCTGGGCGAGGTGGATCGCGACGCCCTGGCCCAGGACCTGGGCAACTTGATGGACATGTACCTCTATCGTCCCCTGGGCGAGCTGGAAGCGGGCAAGATCCTCCAGGACCTGCTCGATCTCGTCTCGCGCCACAAGCTCTCGTTCAAGCCGAGCCTCTACCTGATGATGAAGGCCCTGAGCACGGTCGAAGGCTTGGGCCTGATGCTCGATCCCAAGCTGGAGCTGATACGCCTGGCCAAGCCGTTTATGCAGCGCATTCGCATGGCCCGGATGAAACCCGGCCGCATCGCCGAGGAAATATCGGCCACCGGCTCCTCCTACCTGACGCTCTTTCGCGAACTCCCCGAGGAGATTCGCTCCATTCTCCAGCAACTGCGCAGTGGCCGCATGCGGCTTGAGTTCGAGCATCGCGGTCTCAAGGCCCTGGGGGCCACCCTGGACCGGGTCTCCAACCGGATCAGTTTTGCCATTGTCCTGGCCGCGCTCATCGTCGGCAGTTCCCTGATCGTGCTCTCCGATATCCCCCCGCGCTGGCATTCCATCCCGGTGATCGGCCTGCTCGGCTTTCTCGTGGCTGGGATCATGGGGTTCTGGCTGCTGCTCTCCATTATCCGTCACGGCCGTCTCTAA
- a CDS encoding MerR family transcriptional regulator gives MRIQEFAAACGLSAHTLRYYEKIGLLPQVERNAGNHRRYSEQDVQWIRFIRRLKDTNMPLAQIQQYARLRAQGPETQEARMQLLIDHAQRLEEAIAQEQEHLHNLQQKIRFYRDQIAK, from the coding sequence ATGCGCATTCAAGAATTTGCCGCAGCCTGTGGTCTGAGCGCCCACACGCTTCGTTATTATGAAAAGATCGGCCTCTTGCCCCAGGTGGAGCGCAATGCCGGCAACCATCGCCGTTACAGCGAGCAGGATGTGCAGTGGATCCGTTTTATCCGGCGACTTAAAGACACCAACATGCCCCTGGCGCAGATTCAGCAATACGCCAGGCTGCGTGCGCAGGGCCCGGAAACCCAGGAGGCTCGCATGCAGCTCCTGATCGACCATGCCCAGCGGCTGGAGGAGGCGATAGCCCAGGAGCAGGAGCACCTGCACAATCTGCAGCAAAAAATTCGTTTCTACCGCGATCAGATCGCCAAATAA
- a CDS encoding carboxymuconolactone decarboxylase family protein, giving the protein MTQQHSQRYQRGWQRLREVDGEAGERVLAALADIAPEFATYLIEFPFGDIYSRPGLDLKSREIAVVAALTALGNAAPQLKVHIHGALNVGCSREEVLEVIMQMAVYAGFPAALNGIFAAKEVFAERPHEV; this is encoded by the coding sequence ATGACCCAACAACACTCTCAACGGTATCAACGCGGCTGGCAACGACTAAGGGAAGTCGACGGCGAGGCCGGGGAACGGGTCCTTGCCGCCCTTGCCGACATCGCCCCGGAGTTCGCAACCTATCTGATCGAATTTCCCTTCGGCGATATCTATTCCCGGCCCGGGCTTGATCTCAAGTCCCGTGAAATCGCTGTGGTCGCCGCCCTGACCGCTCTGGGCAATGCCGCCCCGCAACTCAAGGTCCACATCCATGGAGCGCTCAATGTCGGCTGTTCCCGGGAGGAGGTCCTGGAGGTGATCATGCAGATGGCGGTCTATGCCGGATTCCCGGCCGCCCTCAACGGCATCTTTGCCGCCAAGGAGGTCTTTGCCGAGCGCCCACACGAGGTATGA
- a CDS encoding glucosyl-3-phosphoglycerate synthase produces MSEQCLAPQTFRYQQFDDPAGLLACKQARKLRISLCIPTLNEEATIAQVVARLRPLRDEMHLVDELAVMDSGSTDQTRRLAKAAGAEVYLASEILPEVGGLTGKGENLWKALYQLDGDILVFIDGDITNLHRGFVTGLIGPLLADDSIGYVKGFYARPSLGETVDSQGQEDDGGRLTEILVRPLLALFFPHLRGFVQPLAGEYAARRSLLEQLFFPSGYGVELAHLLDVAADHGLQLFAQTDLGRRCHRHRSNRQLGQAAYGLLQVVQRRLQRQGVMLRQQAELAPLVQFVCHQGDCHAEVLSRPEIERPPIIGLPQYRRHHVWAATDFVEGTNMAVVEE; encoded by the coding sequence ATGAGCGAGCAGTGTTTAGCTCCCCAAACCTTTCGCTATCAGCAGTTCGATGATCCGGCGGGCCTGCTTGCCTGCAAACAGGCCCGGAAACTGCGCATCTCTCTTTGCATTCCAACACTCAACGAGGAGGCGACCATTGCCCAGGTGGTGGCGCGACTGCGTCCCCTGCGCGATGAGATGCATCTGGTGGATGAGTTGGCGGTGATGGACTCCGGCTCCACGGATCAAACCCGCAGACTGGCCAAGGCGGCAGGTGCGGAGGTGTATCTGGCCAGTGAAATTTTGCCCGAAGTGGGCGGGCTCACCGGGAAAGGAGAGAACCTGTGGAAGGCCCTCTATCAACTTGATGGCGATATTCTCGTTTTCATCGATGGTGATATCACCAACCTGCATCGAGGCTTTGTCACCGGCCTTATTGGTCCCCTGTTGGCCGATGATTCCATCGGCTATGTCAAAGGCTTTTACGCGCGTCCTTCCCTGGGGGAAACTGTAGACAGCCAAGGACAGGAGGATGACGGCGGACGCCTGACCGAGATTCTTGTTCGGCCGCTGCTGGCCCTCTTCTTTCCGCATCTGCGAGGTTTTGTTCAGCCGCTTGCCGGGGAGTATGCGGCCCGGAGGTCGCTCTTGGAGCAGTTGTTTTTTCCGAGTGGCTATGGGGTGGAACTGGCCCATCTGCTTGATGTGGCCGCCGACCATGGGCTGCAGCTCTTTGCCCAGACGGATTTGGGGAGGCGTTGTCATCGCCATCGAAGCAACCGTCAACTGGGGCAAGCGGCCTACGGGCTCCTGCAGGTGGTTCAGCGGCGGCTGCAGCGACAAGGGGTAATGCTTCGCCAGCAGGCAGAGCTGGCTCCGCTGGTTCAGTTTGTCTGTCACCAGGGAGACTGCCATGCAGAGGTCTTGTCACGGCCGGAAATTGAACGACCGCCCATCATCGGGCTGCCACAGTATCGCAGGCACCATGTATGGGCAGCGACTGATTTCGTGGAAGGGACGAACATGGCTGTGGTGGAGGAGTGA
- a CDS encoding glycosyltransferase, which produces MRVAQVHYHLQHGGVTRIVCHVQKALAERGITNMVLTGKAPVFQFNGTYRVVSGLLYEADRPQITAKELVAQMRREATEALGGPPDLWQIHNHSLGKSLILPLALREMADEGEHLLFHIHDFAEDGRPANYRAMLRQMAGGRGEQLARVLYPRGEHIHYAVLNNRDYAFLREAGLDAPQLHLLPNPVDLGQTTQEEPVSAGKPPMWLYPTRAIRRKNLGEFLLWSALAAEDAWFTTTSAPENPLEQPRYQRWKQVAAELALPVQFEMVGPNRYGFIDLLRMADVAMTTSVAEGFGMAFLEPWTLGTPVYGRNLAEITTQFCDDGLDLAACYQRLEVPLAWLGEGQVRQAAEQGLTRNLAAYGRQPRPGDVERTLAAWIHNGRIDFGRLDEPMQERVLQQVVGRQAQGDVLNPPCLPEPGALAGPLAANRRTLQQQYSLSRYGEKLERIYTQVAQSPTMPCDQLDGEVLLDRFLAPERLHLLRVD; this is translated from the coding sequence ATGCGCGTTGCCCAGGTTCATTATCATCTGCAGCACGGCGGCGTGACCCGCATAGTCTGCCATGTGCAGAAAGCCCTTGCCGAACGCGGTATCACCAACATGGTGCTCACCGGCAAGGCGCCCGTATTTCAGTTCAACGGCACCTACCGTGTTGTCTCCGGCCTGCTGTACGAGGCCGACCGGCCGCAGATCACGGCGAAGGAGTTGGTGGCGCAGATGCGGCGGGAGGCCACCGAGGCCCTCGGCGGCCCGCCGGATCTCTGGCAAATCCACAACCACAGCCTGGGCAAGAGTCTCATCTTGCCGCTTGCCCTGAGGGAGATGGCGGACGAGGGTGAACACCTGCTCTTCCACATCCACGATTTTGCCGAAGATGGGCGGCCCGCCAACTACCGGGCCATGCTGCGGCAGATGGCCGGAGGCCGAGGGGAGCAGCTTGCGAGGGTGCTCTATCCCAGGGGCGAGCACATCCATTACGCGGTGCTCAACAACCGCGATTATGCCTTTTTGCGGGAAGCGGGACTTGATGCCCCTCAGCTCCACCTTCTCCCTAACCCTGTGGACCTGGGGCAGACAACCCAGGAGGAGCCGGTTTCTGCCGGCAAACCGCCGATGTGGCTCTATCCCACCCGGGCTATCCGCCGCAAAAATCTGGGCGAGTTTTTGCTCTGGTCGGCCCTGGCCGCCGAAGATGCCTGGTTCACCACCACCTCGGCCCCGGAAAATCCCCTTGAGCAACCCCGTTATCAGCGCTGGAAGCAGGTGGCGGCGGAACTCGCCTTGCCGGTGCAGTTTGAGATGGTGGGGCCCAACAGGTACGGGTTCATCGACCTGCTGCGCATGGCGGATGTGGCCATGACCACCAGCGTGGCCGAAGGGTTTGGGATGGCCTTTCTCGAACCCTGGACCCTGGGGACGCCGGTCTATGGCCGCAACCTGGCCGAGATCACCACCCAGTTTTGCGATGACGGCCTTGATTTGGCGGCGTGTTACCAGCGGCTTGAGGTACCGCTTGCATGGCTGGGAGAGGGGCAGGTACGTCAGGCAGCGGAGCAGGGATTGACCCGTAACCTCGCCGCCTATGGCAGGCAGCCCCGCCCAGGTGATGTGGAGCGGACGCTAGCCGCCTGGATACACAACGGGCGGATAGATTTCGGCCGCCTGGATGAACCCATGCAGGAGAGGGTGTTGCAGCAGGTGGTGGGACGGCAGGCCCAGGGCGATGTGCTCAATCCCCCATGTCTGCCCGAGCCGGGAGCCTTGGCGGGGCCGCTTGCGGCAAACAGGCGCACGCTCCAGCAGCAGTATTCGCTCAGCCGCTATGGCGAGAAGCTGGAACGGATCTACACCCAGGTGGCGCAATCCCCGACCATGCCCTGCGACCAACTTGACGGCGAGGTTCTCCTGGATCGGTTCTTGGCTCCCGAGCGCTTGCATCTTTTGCGGGTGGATTGA
- a CDS encoding cytochrome b N-terminal domain-containing protein: protein MAWTDLLKKCNPLPWIRDHRWGGASLISLFLSIISGIVLALQYDPAEAWYSTSTIELVAPYGSFWRALHYFSSQAFFLLLLMHLAVVLWKNEATYSRSAWIRLCATLPSGLLLLFTGYVLRGDATGEAAGAIAEHICLSIPLIGHQINELFFDLADSGLRKVYAHHVIGLVVLGGIAAWPHLRRYTARWRNHLLLVLATVGLSVLVPAPVEPARFGLLFIAGPWFFLGLQELLRYWTPFVAGVLTPLLPLLLLFWLPQAPKGRRWSFVVIGFWLALYAVLTVLCLQRM, encoded by the coding sequence ATGGCCTGGACCGATCTCCTGAAAAAATGCAATCCTCTCCCCTGGATACGCGACCATCGCTGGGGGGGCGCCTCGCTGATCAGCCTCTTTCTCTCCATCATCTCGGGGATTGTCCTGGCCCTGCAGTACGATCCCGCCGAGGCATGGTATTCGACCTCGACCATCGAACTGGTGGCCCCCTACGGCTCCTTCTGGCGAGCGTTGCACTACTTCTCCAGCCAGGCTTTTTTTCTGCTGCTGTTGATGCATCTGGCGGTCGTGCTGTGGAAGAACGAGGCCACCTACAGCCGCAGTGCCTGGATCCGCCTCTGCGCCACCCTGCCAAGCGGCCTGCTGCTGCTCTTTACCGGCTATGTTCTGCGGGGAGATGCCACCGGGGAGGCGGCCGGGGCCATTGCCGAGCATATCTGCCTTTCCATTCCCCTGATCGGTCATCAGATCAACGAACTGTTTTTTGATCTGGCCGACAGCGGCCTAAGGAAAGTGTACGCCCACCATGTGATCGGCCTGGTGGTTCTGGGAGGAATAGCGGCCTGGCCCCATCTGCGGCGCTACACCGCCCGGTGGCGCAACCATCTCCTGCTGGTGCTGGCGACAGTCGGTCTTTCGGTGCTCGTGCCCGCGCCGGTGGAGCCCGCCCGGTTCGGCCTGCTGTTCATTGCCGGGCCCTGGTTTTTTCTCGGTCTGCAGGAGCTGCTTCGTTACTGGACGCCCTTTGTCGCCGGCGTCCTCACCCCGCTCCTGCCGTTGCTGCTCCTGTTCTGGCTGCCGCAGGCCCCCAAAGGCCGTCGGTGGAGCTTTGTCGTCATCGGATTCTGGCTGGCCCTCTATGCCGTGCTGACCGTTCTCTGTCTGCAGCGGATGTAA
- a CDS encoding ubiquinol-cytochrome c reductase iron-sulfur subunit, producing MPPEKNAQNGGPPNTDGRRQVLLRGLQWLGAAMAAAFVYPLLRFTGHRIPPKPRLVEVAAPLPLSGVHIHHDFLLFAGEEPEKPYAVSRICTHLGCRVNYQQDHQLIECPCHQSRFTSRGIRISGPAEKNLPSYEVSLKKDAEGRVIAYVVHL from the coding sequence ATGCCTCCGGAGAAAAACGCCCAAAACGGTGGACCACCAAACACCGATGGCCGACGGCAAGTGCTGCTGCGAGGGCTGCAGTGGCTCGGAGCCGCCATGGCCGCGGCCTTTGTCTATCCCCTGCTGCGTTTTACCGGCCACCGCATCCCGCCCAAACCCCGGCTGGTCGAGGTGGCGGCGCCGCTCCCCTTGAGCGGAGTCCACATCCACCACGACTTTCTCCTCTTTGCCGGAGAGGAGCCGGAAAAGCCCTATGCAGTCTCGCGTATCTGCACCCATCTCGGTTGCCGGGTCAACTATCAGCAGGACCATCAGCTGATTGAATGCCCCTGCCATCAAAGCCGCTTCACCTCCCGTGGCATCCGCATCAGCGGACCGGCGGAAAAAAACCTGCCCAGCTACGAGGTGAGCCTGAAAAAGGATGCCGAGGGCCGGGTTATTGCCTACGTGGTGCATCTCTGA
- the coaD gene encoding pantetheine-phosphate adenylyltransferase, whose protein sequence is MSESPLSTSDNQHHSKQRVAIYPGTFDPITFGHIDIIKRGLEIFDKIIVTVAINVQKTPLFSLERRCEMIRECFQGQEDRVEVGFTEGLIVEYAIANKASTIIRGLRAISDFDYEFQLALMNRRLERSVETIFLMTGFRWIYISSSGIKNAARCQGNISGLVPRHVERALKEKFA, encoded by the coding sequence ATGAGCGAAAGCCCCTTATCCACATCAGACAACCAACACCACAGCAAACAACGAGTCGCCATCTACCCCGGCACCTTTGACCCGATTACCTTTGGTCATATCGACATCATCAAGCGCGGCCTGGAAATTTTTGACAAGATCATCGTCACCGTTGCGATCAACGTGCAGAAGACTCCGCTCTTTTCTTTGGAACGTCGATGCGAGATGATTCGCGAGTGCTTCCAAGGGCAGGAAGATCGGGTTGAAGTCGGTTTTACCGAGGGGTTGATTGTTGAATACGCCATTGCCAACAAGGCGAGCACCATCATTCGCGGCCTGCGGGCAATCTCCGATTTCGACTACGAATTTCAGCTCGCACTGATGAACCGACGTTTGGAGCGTAGTGTGGAAACCATCTTTCTCATGACCGGTTTTCGCTGGATCTATATCAGCTCCAGCGGCATCAAAAACGCGGCCCGTTGCCAGGGCAATATCAGCGGCCTGGTGCCCAGGCACGTCGAACGGGCCTTGAAGGAAAAATTTGCCTGA
- the rsmD gene encoding 16S rRNA (guanine(966)-N(2))-methyltransferase RsmD → MRITGGSARGRKLLAPKTNQIRPTCDRVREALFNILGPRLQGALVLDCFAGTGAIGIESLSRGAEFALFIDRSLEAGHLIQANLRATIATPKVAFDRINLAATESLRPTLRHLPPERRFDLIFMDPPYRKDLALRLLRIIDRDGLLAPGGLVVAEEQFQVELPEHIGSLELIDHRRYGETGLWFYQLAESR, encoded by the coding sequence GTGCGTATCACCGGCGGCAGCGCTCGGGGGCGCAAACTGCTTGCCCCGAAAACCAATCAGATACGTCCCACCTGCGACCGGGTCCGCGAGGCGCTGTTCAATATTCTCGGCCCGCGTCTGCAGGGTGCCCTCGTGCTGGACTGCTTTGCCGGGACCGGTGCAATCGGCATCGAGTCCCTGAGCCGGGGAGCGGAATTCGCCCTGTTTATCGATCGGAGTCTTGAGGCGGGCCACCTGATCCAGGCCAACCTGCGCGCCACCATTGCCACGCCCAAGGTCGCCTTTGACCGCATCAACCTGGCCGCCACCGAGAGCCTGCGGCCAACACTGCGTCACCTGCCCCCGGAACGCCGCTTCGATCTGATTTTCATGGATCCCCCCTACCGTAAAGACCTGGCCCTCAGACTGCTGAGGATCATCGACCGGGATGGTCTTCTTGCCCCCGGGGGACTGGTGGTGGCGGAAGAACAGTTCCAGGTGGAACTCCCCGAACATATCGGTTCACTCGAACTCATCGACCATCGCCGTTACGGGGAAACCGGCCTCTGGTTCTATCAGCTGGCCGAAAGCAGGTAA
- the pssA gene encoding CDP-diacylglycerol--serine O-phosphatidyltransferase, translated as METTPQPVNRMYIVPCMLTICSLFSGFYSIVSSFNGHFFAAAIAILVASVFDALDGRVARMTGSTSTFGMELDSLCDMVAFGVAPAVLAYLWALTPYGRYGWLAAFLYVAATALRLARFNAQAIDNAASESSAGHSDFTGLPCPAAAGMIATSVMFSTHVFRTTDTVQHITILLLVYLLSYLMVSTHRYLSFKHMDIAREKRFQVFIGLILLLILLATEPPITLFVALFIYIASGLVIALRKRSHRKKPQPVNQDKLPE; from the coding sequence ATGGAAACCACACCGCAACCTGTCAATCGAATGTATATCGTGCCCTGCATGCTGACCATCTGCAGCCTGTTCAGCGGCTTTTACTCCATTGTCTCCTCGTTCAACGGCCACTTTTTCGCCGCAGCCATCGCCATCCTGGTGGCAAGCGTCTTTGACGCCCTGGACGGCAGGGTTGCCCGCATGACCGGTTCCACCTCGACCTTCGGCATGGAACTGGACTCGCTCTGCGACATGGTGGCCTTCGGCGTTGCCCCCGCCGTTCTCGCCTATCTCTGGGCCCTGACGCCCTATGGCCGCTACGGCTGGCTGGCCGCCTTCCTCTATGTGGCCGCCACGGCCCTGCGGCTGGCCCGGTTCAATGCCCAGGCGATCGACAATGCCGCCTCCGAGAGCAGTGCCGGCCACAGCGATTTCACCGGCCTCCCCTGCCCGGCGGCCGCCGGAATGATCGCCACCTCGGTCATGTTCAGCACCCACGTGTTCAGAACCACGGATACCGTTCAGCACATAACCATTCTCCTGCTGGTCTATCTGCTCTCCTATCTGATGGTCTCCACCCACAGGTATCTCAGCTTCAAGCACATGGATATTGCCCGGGAAAAACGGTTTCAGGTCTTTATCGGCTTGATCCTCCTTTTGATCCTGCTGGCAACCGAGCCGCCGATCACCCTGTTCGTCGCCCTGTTCATTTACATTGCCTCCGGCCTGGTGATTGCGCTCCGCAAACGCTCGCACCGCAAGAAGCCGCAACCGGTCAATCAGGACAAGCTGCCTGAGTAA
- a CDS encoding phosphatidylserine decarboxylase family protein produces the protein MQKTELPLALEGFPFIFFSGFATLVFSLLEWPVPALLCLLLTAFCTYFFRDPSRILPEAADAIVCPADGKVIVIEEIDDDRFLQERVRKVSIFMNVFNVHVNRIPLTGTVEHVRLVPGRFYSADKDKAALHNEYCALTLNTPDQQRYAVVQVAGLIARRIVCRAEKGDRVEAGERFGMIRFGSRVDLYLPLSANITVKIGETVRAGETVLGFLEAPQA, from the coding sequence ATGCAGAAAACCGAACTTCCCCTGGCCCTCGAGGGCTTTCCCTTTATTTTTTTCAGCGGTTTTGCGACCTTGGTCTTCAGTCTGCTCGAATGGCCCGTCCCGGCCCTGCTCTGCCTGCTGCTCACCGCATTCTGCACCTACTTCTTCCGCGATCCCTCGCGCATCCTCCCCGAGGCCGCCGACGCCATTGTCTGTCCGGCGGACGGCAAGGTCATTGTGATCGAGGAGATCGATGACGATCGTTTTCTTCAGGAACGGGTCCGCAAGGTGTCGATTTTCATGAACGTGTTCAATGTCCATGTCAACCGCATCCCGCTCACCGGCACGGTGGAGCATGTTCGCCTGGTGCCCGGCAGGTTCTATTCGGCGGACAAGGACAAGGCTGCCCTGCACAACGAGTACTGCGCCCTGACCCTGAACACCCCGGACCAACAGCGTTATGCCGTGGTCCAGGTTGCCGGCCTGATCGCCCGCCGCATTGTCTGCCGCGCGGAAAAAGGCGACCGGGTCGAGGCGGGCGAGCGGTTCGGCATGATCCGTTTCGGCTCGCGGGTGGATCTCTACCTGCCGTTGTCGGCCAACATCACCGTTAAAATCGGCGAGACCGTCCGTGCCGGCGAGACCGTGCTTGGTTTTCTCGAGGCCCCGCAGGCGTAA
- the ilvN gene encoding acetolactate synthase small subunit, which yields MKHTLTVLLRNRPGALSRVTGLFSGRCFNIESLCVAETYDPEVSCLTVVTNGEASIIEQITKQLHKLIDVITVNDVSEGEFVEREMALIRVKAEASTRAEVLRIIDIFRGKVVDVSPNSYALEITGSESKLKAVIDILKPLGIKEIVRTGKIAMVRAPKK from the coding sequence ATGAAACATACCCTGACCGTCTTACTGCGCAACCGGCCCGGTGCACTCTCCCGGGTCACCGGCCTCTTTTCCGGCCGCTGCTTCAACATCGAAAGCCTTTGCGTGGCCGAGACCTACGACCCAGAGGTCTCCTGCCTGACCGTCGTCACCAACGGCGAGGCCTCGATCATCGAGCAGATCACCAAGCAGCTGCACAAACTGATCGATGTCATCACCGTCAACGATGTCAGCGAGGGTGAGTTCGTCGAGCGGGAAATGGCACTGATCCGGGTCAAGGCCGAGGCCTCCACCCGCGCCGAGGTATTGCGCATCATCGATATCTTCCGTGGCAAGGTGGTGGATGTCAGTCCCAACTCCTATGCCCTGGAAATCACCGGCTCCGAATCCAAGCTGAAGGCGGTGATCGATATCCTCAAGCCGCTGGGCATCAAAGAAATCGTCCGTACCGGCAAGATTGCCATGGTACGTGCTCCGAAAAAGTAA